GGAGACGGCAGCCTGGAGTCTTTAACAGAGTGGTTACGAATGAGCAGGAGCTGAAGTTATTCCTTCTGTCCAAAGGAGCCAGTGACCAAGTGATTGGCAGCATCATATCAAGGTACCCACGAGCCATAACACGCACCCCTGAGAGTCTTTCCCAACGGTGGGATCTGTGGAGGAAGATTATGGCATCAGACCttgaaattgtaaatattttggaGCGTTCTCCTGAGTCTTTTTTTCGGTCTAGTAATAACATAAACTTAGAGAATAATATAAAGTTCCTCTGCTCAGTCGGATTGACTCGCAAGTGCCTCTGCCGACTGCTGACCAGCGCTCCCAGAACTTTCGCCAACAGTCTAAATTTGAATAAACAAATGGTTGAATTTTTGCAGGAGACCAGTATGTCCTTAGGTCACAATGATCCCACAGATTTTGTCAGGAAGATAATTTCTAAAAATCCCTCCATCTTAATTCAGAGCACCAAACGGGTGAAAACTAACATTGAATTTTTACAGTCGACGTTCAACTTAGACAAAGGGGATCTTCTGCTCGTGATATGTGGCCCAGGAGCTGGAATCTTAGATCTTTCCAATGACTGTACCAAAAGAAACTACACAAATATCAAAAAGAGGCTGCTTTCTCTTGGATGCACTGAGGAGGAGGTACAGAAGTTTGTCCTAAGCTATCTGAATATGATCTTCCTGTCAGAGAAAAAGTTTAATGATAAACTAGACTGTCttatagaagagaaaatcagCATTTCGCAAATAATTGAAAATCCAAGAGTTTTAGACTCAAGCATAAATACTTTGAAAACTCGGATGAAAGAGTTGGTACATGCTGGGTACGACTTGCATACATCAAACATTGCTCTCCTCTCTTGGAGTCAGAAAAGATATAAAGCTAAATTGAAAAGAGTGCTGGAGGAGTCGCAAGGAATCTTGCAAGTGTAGTTAGTGCTATTTCTAGCTTGGGCTTTTCAAAAGggagagttttattttttaaataaatatttcagattacatttatttgtgtatgtgttttgtgtgtacagtgtatgtgtgtgtaactgtctgcatatgctcatgtgtgtgtgcatgctgaggCACATGTGGAGGTTGAGGACAGATTTTAGGAGCTGAATCTCTTTTgctgtgtgagttccagggacaAACTTAGTCACCAGGCTTGGAGACAAAGTGTCTGTACTCACGGAACC
The Acomys russatus chromosome 10, mAcoRus1.1, whole genome shotgun sequence genome window above contains:
- the Mterf1 gene encoding transcription termination factor 1, mitochondrial isoform X2, whose translation is MISRNIWHMRWNFLFGSRGWMLQYAAEVFLRSISFRPFSVKCDSKARQPLENEDLLNNLLTMGVDIDLARRRQPGVFNRVVTNEQELKLFLLSKGASDQVIGSIISRYPRAITRTPESLSQRWDLWRKIMASDLEIVNILERSPESFFRSSNNINLENNIKFLCSVGLTRKCLCRLLTSAPRTFANSLNLNKQMVEFLQETSMSLGHNDPTDFVRKIISKNPSILIQSTKRVKTNIEFLQSTFNLDKGDLLLVICGPGAGILDLSNDCTKRNYTNIKKRLLSLGCTEEEVQKFVLSYLNMIFLSEKKFNDKLDCLIEEKISISQIIENPRVLDSSINTLKTRMKELVHAGYDLHTSNIALLSWSQKRYKAKLKRVLEESQGILQV
- the Mterf1 gene encoding transcription termination factor 1, mitochondrial isoform X1; protein product: MPGESFLGTDILKHLGCPVIMISRNIWHMRWNFLFGSRGWMLQYAAEVFLRSISFRPFSVKCDSKARQPLENEDLLNNLLTMGVDIDLARRRQPGVFNRVVTNEQELKLFLLSKGASDQVIGSIISRYPRAITRTPESLSQRWDLWRKIMASDLEIVNILERSPESFFRSSNNINLENNIKFLCSVGLTRKCLCRLLTSAPRTFANSLNLNKQMVEFLQETSMSLGHNDPTDFVRKIISKNPSILIQSTKRVKTNIEFLQSTFNLDKGDLLLVICGPGAGILDLSNDCTKRNYTNIKKRLLSLGCTEEEVQKFVLSYLNMIFLSEKKFNDKLDCLIEEKISISQIIENPRVLDSSINTLKTRMKELVHAGYDLHTSNIALLSWSQKRYKAKLKRVLEESQGILQV